Proteins encoded in a region of the uncultured Paludibaculum sp. genome:
- a CDS encoding DUF2520 domain-containing protein — protein MNKLLPVGLIASGRMTESLLIRYPLLTRDFGPVVASSRRLASRYANALKAGHAAEVKELGQCRLVLIQAPALELSGIVSTLTSSPISWKSKVVALLDDDLDATELQPLHERRAAVGSVALAPMRDRGRLVVEGDTAAVRLLHQWAAPARLECIELKARSKALYGAGLMAASSLFAPVLDCASRSLRAAGLTQVEARQMLTLLVELALRGQRVRSRKAWPGPASMWRRPSVLRHIRALAEVDRGLAAFYQRSLSAALDYEGQESGWLSEPLSPSRHGTD, from the coding sequence ATGAACAAACTCCTGCCGGTGGGACTGATCGCCTCGGGGCGAATGACTGAGTCTCTGCTCATCCGGTACCCCTTGCTGACACGCGATTTTGGCCCGGTGGTGGCATCCAGCCGCCGCCTGGCATCGCGATACGCCAATGCGTTGAAGGCCGGGCATGCGGCCGAAGTAAAGGAATTGGGTCAATGCCGTCTGGTACTGATTCAAGCTCCGGCCCTGGAGTTGTCCGGAATCGTCTCAACGCTGACCAGCAGCCCGATTTCCTGGAAGTCGAAGGTGGTGGCCCTGCTTGATGACGACCTGGACGCCACGGAGCTCCAACCATTGCACGAGCGGCGGGCGGCGGTGGGCTCGGTGGCTCTGGCGCCCATGCGCGATCGAGGCCGGCTGGTGGTGGAAGGCGACACGGCGGCGGTGCGTCTGCTGCACCAGTGGGCGGCGCCGGCGCGACTGGAGTGCATCGAGCTCAAGGCGCGGAGCAAGGCACTGTATGGGGCCGGCTTGATGGCCGCGAGTTCGCTGTTTGCTCCGGTGCTGGACTGCGCCTCACGAAGTCTCAGGGCGGCTGGACTGACGCAAGTGGAGGCCAGGCAGATGCTGACGCTGTTGGTTGAGTTGGCGCTGCGGGGTCAGAGAGTGCGATCGCGCAAGGCTTGGCCCGGTCCGGCATCCATGTGGCGACGTCCGTCGGTGCTGCGCCACATTAGGGCGCTGGCCGAGGTGGACCGCGGTCTCGCCGCCTTCTACCAACGTTCGTTGAGCGCTGCTCTGGACTACGAGGGACAGGAGTCGGGGTGGCTGTCTGAGCCCCTGTCCCCAAGCCGGCACGGTACGGATTAA
- the aceE gene encoding pyruvate dehydrogenase (acetyl-transferring), homodimeric type, which yields MLRNKVEKPEDLNPVETQEWLEALDQVIEEGGPERARYLLERLAVTAATQGVPAALGVTTPYLNTIAVDDEVPYPGDRELERRIKSIVRWNAVAMVVRANKYDDGIGGHISTFASSATLYEVGMNHFFRGSIPTESGDQPGDLIYFQGHASPGMYSRAFLEGRLTEEHLKNFRHELRETPGLSSYPHPWLMPDFWQFPTVSMGLGPINAIYQARFCKYLENRGLMPKTNRKIWAFLGDGEMDEPESRGALQIAANEKLDNLVFVINCNLQRLDGPVRGNGNIMQELEGVFRGFQWNVIKLVWGSDWDRLLEKDKTGLLIRRMHECVDGEFQSFKARGGAYVRSEFFGKYPELLDLVSDMSDDEIFALRRGGHDPVKVYNAYKRAFEHTGGPTVILAKTVKGYGMGEAGEGRNTTHQQKKMNENELLKLRERFKVPIPEETVHTVSFYRPSEDSPEMKYLKERRKVLGGPLPIRQPKPLNLDTPAMTEFSDSLGGSGGRPVSTTMAFVAILKQLLKDKALGKLIIPIIPDEARTFGMESLFRQISIYAPSGQLYKPVDSEQFLYYKEAVDGQVLEEGINEAGSLASFTAAGTAYANYGIPTIPFYIYYSMFGFQRVGDAIWAFGDSRGRGFLLGATAGRTTLNGEGLQHEDGHSHVLASTVPNCVSYDPAYAYEIATIIQDGLRRMYHENEDVFYYLTLCNENYAQPAMPEGAQEGILKGIYKVCPSEHGAAKAQLWGSASMLNEALRAQKILWDKFQIPADVWSVTSYNELRREALDAERWNRLHPAEPARKPYIQQVMEGTQGPIVAASDYMKVVSDQLSPWLSGRLTALGTDGFGRSESRPYLRRFFEVDAESIATAAISQLARWGQFDAHKAQQAIFELGIDPEKKSAARN from the coding sequence ATGCTCAGAAACAAAGTAGAAAAGCCGGAAGACTTGAATCCTGTTGAGACGCAGGAGTGGCTCGAAGCACTCGATCAGGTGATCGAAGAGGGCGGCCCGGAGCGGGCTCGCTACCTGCTCGAACGTCTCGCAGTGACTGCAGCAACACAGGGCGTGCCTGCCGCCCTCGGCGTCACCACGCCCTACCTGAACACCATTGCGGTTGACGATGAAGTGCCCTACCCGGGCGACCGGGAGTTGGAGCGGCGCATCAAGAGCATTGTGAGGTGGAATGCGGTTGCCATGGTCGTTCGCGCCAACAAGTACGACGACGGCATTGGCGGCCACATCTCGACGTTTGCGTCGTCGGCGACCCTCTATGAAGTGGGCATGAACCACTTTTTCCGCGGCTCGATCCCCACGGAGAGCGGAGATCAGCCAGGAGACCTGATCTACTTTCAGGGCCACGCCTCGCCGGGCATGTATTCGAGGGCGTTTCTCGAAGGGCGCCTGACCGAAGAGCACCTTAAGAACTTCCGGCACGAGTTGCGTGAGACGCCCGGTCTCAGCTCCTACCCGCACCCTTGGCTGATGCCCGACTTCTGGCAGTTCCCGACGGTAAGCATGGGTCTTGGGCCGATCAACGCCATCTACCAGGCCCGCTTCTGCAAGTACCTGGAAAATCGGGGGTTGATGCCCAAGACGAACCGCAAGATCTGGGCGTTCCTGGGCGACGGCGAGATGGACGAACCCGAGTCGCGCGGCGCGCTACAGATTGCGGCCAACGAAAAACTGGACAACCTGGTCTTTGTCATCAACTGCAACCTGCAGCGGCTGGACGGCCCGGTGCGCGGCAACGGCAACATCATGCAGGAACTGGAAGGTGTCTTCCGGGGCTTCCAGTGGAACGTGATCAAGCTGGTGTGGGGCAGTGACTGGGACCGGCTGCTGGAAAAAGACAAGACTGGCCTGCTGATCCGCCGCATGCACGAGTGCGTCGACGGCGAATTCCAGAGCTTCAAGGCGCGTGGCGGCGCGTATGTCCGCAGCGAGTTCTTCGGTAAGTATCCGGAGCTACTGGACCTCGTGTCGGACATGTCGGACGACGAAATCTTCGCTCTGCGCCGTGGCGGCCACGACCCGGTGAAGGTCTACAACGCCTACAAGCGAGCTTTTGAGCACACGGGCGGGCCGACGGTGATCCTGGCCAAAACCGTCAAGGGTTACGGCATGGGCGAGGCTGGTGAAGGCCGCAACACGACCCACCAGCAGAAGAAGATGAACGAAAACGAGCTATTGAAGCTGCGCGAGCGCTTCAAGGTTCCGATTCCGGAAGAGACGGTTCACACGGTTTCCTTCTATCGTCCTTCGGAGGACTCTCCGGAGATGAAGTATCTGAAGGAGCGGCGCAAGGTGCTGGGCGGACCGCTGCCGATACGCCAGCCGAAGCCACTGAATCTGGACACGCCGGCGATGACGGAGTTCTCCGACTCCCTGGGGGGGAGCGGCGGCAGGCCGGTGTCGACAACGATGGCCTTCGTGGCGATTCTCAAGCAACTGCTGAAGGACAAGGCGCTGGGCAAGCTGATCATCCCGATCATCCCAGACGAGGCCCGCACGTTTGGCATGGAGAGCCTGTTCCGCCAGATTTCGATCTACGCCCCGTCGGGCCAGCTCTACAAACCGGTGGACAGCGAGCAGTTCCTGTACTACAAGGAGGCCGTCGACGGCCAGGTACTGGAAGAAGGCATCAACGAAGCGGGCTCGCTGGCCAGTTTCACGGCGGCGGGCACGGCCTATGCCAACTACGGCATTCCCACCATCCCGTTCTACATTTACTATTCGATGTTCGGCTTCCAGCGCGTGGGCGACGCCATCTGGGCGTTCGGCGACTCACGGGGCCGCGGCTTCCTGCTGGGCGCTACGGCCGGCCGGACCACGCTGAACGGCGAGGGACTGCAGCACGAAGACGGGCACAGCCACGTATTGGCTTCGACCGTGCCAAACTGCGTCAGCTATGACCCGGCTTACGCCTACGAGATCGCGACCATCATCCAGGACGGGTTGCGCCGGATGTACCACGAGAACGAGGACGTCTTCTACTACCTGACGCTCTGCAATGAAAACTACGCCCAGCCGGCCATGCCGGAAGGCGCGCAGGAAGGGATCCTGAAGGGCATCTACAAAGTGTGCCCGAGTGAGCATGGGGCCGCGAAGGCTCAGCTTTGGGGCAGTGCTTCCATGCTGAACGAAGCTCTGCGGGCCCAGAAGATCCTGTGGGACAAGTTCCAGATTCCGGCCGATGTGTGGAGCGTCACCAGCTATAACGAACTGAGGCGGGAGGCGCTCGACGCCGAGCGCTGGAACCGACTGCATCCGGCGGAACCGGCCCGGAAGCCTTACATCCAACAGGTGATGGAGGGCACGCAGGGACCGATCGTAGCGGCCAGCGACTACATGAAGGTGGTCTCCGATCAGCTCTCTCCGTGGTTGAGCGGGCGCCTCACGGCACTCGGCACCGACGGGTTCGGCCGCAGCGAATCGCGCCCGTATCTGCGCCGCTTCTTCGAAGTGGATGCGGAGTCGATCGCAACGGCAGCCATCTCACAACTCGCCCGCTGGGGCCAGTTTGACGCGCACAAGGCGCAGCAGGCGATCTTCGAGCTGGGTATCGATCCCGAGAAGAAGAGCGCGGCCCGCAACTAG
- the asd gene encoding aspartate-semialdehyde dehydrogenase, with the protein MNKKIEVGVLGATGMVGQSFVKFLEGHPWFELTWAGASDRSAGKKYAEATSWRLDGSMPERVAALTVSDCKPGNGAPKLMFSAMDASVATEIERAFAEAGHLVVSNSKNHRMEADVPLLVPEINPDHLRLLAAQKKRGWKGAIATNPNCSTVALTMGLAPLKPFGIETIVATTMQAISGAGYPGVPSMDIMGNVIPFIGGEEAKMEIETQKIMGTFAGDHIDPLPARMSAHCNRVPVVDGHTVTVSVGLRDKLSLAEILAAYQNYTSVPQQRNLPSAPKKPVLYLPEENRPQPRRDAFRENGMCVTVGRLRECPVLDYKFVCLGHNTIRGAAGAAVLNAELMYSEGLLD; encoded by the coding sequence ATGAACAAGAAGATCGAAGTCGGCGTACTAGGCGCCACCGGTATGGTGGGACAGAGCTTCGTGAAGTTTCTGGAAGGCCATCCCTGGTTCGAACTCACCTGGGCCGGAGCCAGCGATCGCAGCGCGGGCAAGAAGTACGCGGAAGCGACCTCCTGGCGCCTCGACGGCTCCATGCCGGAACGCGTAGCCGCCCTCACCGTCTCCGACTGCAAGCCCGGCAACGGCGCCCCCAAACTCATGTTCTCGGCCATGGACGCCTCCGTCGCCACCGAAATCGAACGGGCCTTCGCTGAAGCCGGCCATCTGGTCGTGTCCAACTCCAAGAACCACCGCATGGAGGCCGACGTCCCACTGCTGGTGCCCGAAATCAATCCGGATCACCTGCGGTTGCTCGCCGCTCAGAAGAAGCGCGGCTGGAAAGGCGCAATCGCCACCAATCCGAACTGCAGCACCGTCGCCCTCACCATGGGCTTGGCCCCGCTGAAGCCCTTCGGTATCGAGACAATCGTCGCCACCACCATGCAGGCCATCTCCGGAGCCGGCTACCCCGGCGTCCCGTCCATGGACATCATGGGCAACGTCATCCCCTTCATCGGCGGCGAAGAGGCCAAGATGGAGATCGAAACCCAGAAGATCATGGGCACCTTTGCTGGCGACCACATCGATCCTCTGCCGGCCCGCATGAGCGCCCACTGCAACCGCGTCCCCGTCGTCGACGGCCACACCGTAACCGTCAGCGTAGGTCTGCGCGACAAGCTGTCGCTCGCCGAGATCCTGGCCGCCTATCAGAACTACACCTCCGTCCCGCAGCAGCGCAACCTGCCCAGCGCGCCGAAGAAGCCCGTACTCTACCTGCCCGAGGAGAACCGGCCCCAGCCCCGCCGCGACGCCTTCCGTGAAAACGGCATGTGCGTCACCGTCGGCCGCCTGCGCGAGTGCCCCGTACTCGACTACAAGTTCGTCTGCCTGGGCCACAACACCATCCGCGGCGCGGCCGGCGCCGCCGTGCTCAACGCGGAGCTCATGTACAGCGAAGGCCTTTTGGACTAG
- a CDS encoding M20/M25/M40 family metallo-hydrolase — MDVFSLTRALVDIESITGNEEPVGDYLLSLLGEMARQHNGRVESIEVEPHRFNVFCCFDTPIVTLSTHLDTVPPFFPSREDEANIWGRGACDVKGIIAAMLCAAEGLLADGIRNFGLLFVVGEERNSAGAYHAAKTPRGSKFIINGEPTENRLALGSKGALRYELKASGRMAHSAYPELGESAITKLLDALQRIRAIALPIDGILGPCTLNIGQIQGGRAPNVVPDAAEAALMFRLVGDPEPVRTAVTAAAGTLAEAKEILCIPAIHLGSLEGFSTTVVAYTTDIPAFGGAWGKPFLLGPGTIHVAHTSEERVPKAQLLEAVTIYKTMVKRLLTA; from the coding sequence ATGGATGTCTTCTCTCTCACACGCGCGCTGGTGGACATCGAATCCATCACCGGGAATGAGGAGCCGGTCGGAGACTACCTGCTCTCGCTTCTCGGCGAGATGGCGCGTCAGCACAATGGCCGCGTCGAATCCATCGAGGTTGAGCCGCACCGCTTCAACGTTTTCTGCTGTTTCGACACGCCCATCGTGACCTTGTCCACGCATCTGGACACCGTGCCGCCCTTCTTTCCTTCCCGTGAAGATGAGGCGAATATCTGGGGCCGCGGCGCGTGCGACGTCAAAGGCATCATCGCCGCCATGCTCTGCGCGGCGGAAGGCCTGCTGGCGGACGGCATCCGCAACTTCGGGCTGCTTTTTGTGGTCGGCGAGGAACGCAACAGTGCCGGCGCTTACCATGCCGCCAAAACACCGCGTGGTTCGAAGTTCATCATCAACGGCGAGCCGACGGAAAACCGCCTGGCCCTGGGCAGCAAAGGCGCATTGCGCTATGAGCTCAAAGCGTCGGGACGCATGGCGCACTCGGCCTACCCGGAGTTGGGCGAATCGGCCATCACCAAGCTCCTCGACGCCCTGCAGCGCATCCGGGCCATCGCCCTGCCCATCGACGGAATCCTCGGCCCCTGCACCCTGAACATCGGCCAGATTCAGGGTGGCCGCGCGCCAAACGTCGTGCCCGACGCCGCCGAAGCCGCCTTGATGTTCCGTCTGGTCGGCGATCCCGAGCCCGTCCGCACTGCCGTCACCGCGGCCGCGGGCACACTCGCCGAGGCCAAGGAGATTTTGTGCATTCCCGCGATCCATCTCGGCTCGCTGGAAGGCTTCTCAACTACGGTGGTGGCCTACACCACCGACATCCCGGCGTTTGGCGGCGCCTGGGGCAAACCTTTTCTGCTGGGTCCGGGCACTATCCACGTGGCCCACACCAGCGAAGAGCGCGTGCCCAAGGCGCAGCTTCTGGAAGCGGTCACCATCTACAAGACCATGGTGAAGCGCCTCCTCACCGCCTGA
- a CDS encoding dihydrodipicolinate reductase C-terminal domain-containing protein — translation MKLALIGYGKMGKMLERLAPEYGFEVTLILDIHNNVNGAGFTAENFRDVHAAIEFTTPDAVVGNLEKLAVLRVPTVAGTTGWFGQLDHVRQLFENNHAGLVYSPNYSIGVNIFQRVVAEAASWMRQQPGYEAWAWEIHHSAKKDAPSGTLLKLVEGMRAAGYDKHVDVASNRAGTVPGTHEIGFDSAADTITLRHTARSREGFARGALHAAKWISGNKGVHEFSEILFSSEPQS, via the coding sequence GTGAAACTGGCTCTCATCGGCTACGGGAAAATGGGCAAGATGCTCGAGCGTCTCGCCCCGGAGTACGGCTTCGAGGTCACCCTCATCCTCGACATCCACAACAACGTGAACGGAGCCGGCTTCACGGCGGAGAACTTCCGTGACGTCCACGCCGCCATCGAGTTCACGACGCCGGATGCGGTCGTCGGCAACCTGGAGAAGCTGGCGGTCCTGCGTGTGCCCACCGTCGCCGGCACCACCGGCTGGTTCGGCCAGCTCGATCACGTCCGGCAGCTTTTCGAAAACAACCACGCCGGCCTCGTCTACAGCCCCAACTACTCCATCGGCGTGAACATCTTCCAGCGCGTTGTGGCCGAGGCAGCCAGTTGGATGCGGCAGCAGCCCGGCTACGAGGCCTGGGCCTGGGAGATCCATCACAGTGCCAAGAAGGACGCGCCCTCCGGCACTCTGCTGAAGCTTGTCGAAGGCATGCGCGCCGCCGGCTACGACAAACACGTCGATGTCGCCAGCAACCGCGCCGGCACCGTACCCGGCACGCACGAGATCGGCTTCGACTCCGCCGCCGATACCATCACCCTGCGTCACACCGCCCGCAGCCGCGAGGGCTTCGCGCGCGGCGCCCTCCACGCCGCCAAGTGGATCTCCGGCAACAAGGGCGTCCACGAATTTAGTGAGATTCTGTTTTCGTCCGAACCTCAATCGTAG
- a CDS encoding YihY/virulence factor BrkB family protein — protein sequence MLCAYEHGSLGFAKGAAYSALLAFFPILTTTTAILVHVNAGTLALKIVGALFKVVPPGVGDLIRQILSQGSRPLALPILAILLSLWAGSGVMMSLMEGFQAAYQRKSRRDMFHNRGIAMWLVLVAIGPVVGASVLMLFGDRAENGVMRLLGVLDAGETLKGGVKLLSMVGRYVLALGTIIVVTAMLYLFGPDAGKGRKIWPGSLVATGLWLGITLVFAWYVRNIANYNVLYGSIGAVIALCVWMYLLALSAMIGCEFNAQSDLGKKL from the coding sequence GTGCTGTGCGCATACGAACACGGCAGCCTGGGTTTCGCCAAGGGCGCGGCCTATTCGGCGTTGCTCGCCTTCTTCCCGATTCTGACAACCACCACGGCGATTCTGGTCCACGTGAACGCCGGAACACTGGCTCTCAAGATCGTTGGCGCGCTTTTCAAGGTGGTGCCGCCGGGTGTGGGGGACCTGATCCGCCAGATCCTGTCGCAGGGCAGCCGGCCCCTGGCTCTGCCGATTCTCGCCATCCTGTTGTCCTTGTGGGCCGGTTCGGGCGTAATGATGAGCCTGATGGAGGGGTTCCAGGCAGCCTACCAGCGGAAGAGCCGCCGGGACATGTTCCACAACCGGGGCATCGCGATGTGGCTGGTGCTAGTGGCCATCGGCCCCGTGGTGGGCGCGTCGGTGCTGATGCTGTTCGGCGACCGCGCGGAGAACGGAGTGATGCGGCTGCTGGGTGTGCTGGACGCCGGCGAGACGTTGAAGGGCGGCGTGAAGCTGCTGAGCATGGTGGGACGGTATGTGCTGGCGTTGGGCACCATTATCGTGGTGACCGCCATGCTTTACCTGTTTGGTCCGGACGCCGGAAAGGGACGCAAGATCTGGCCGGGCTCGTTGGTAGCGACCGGGCTGTGGTTGGGCATTACGCTCGTCTTTGCCTGGTACGTGCGCAACATTGCCAACTACAACGTGCTGTACGGCAGTATCGGCGCGGTGATCGCCCTGTGCGTGTGGATGTACCTGCTGGCGTTGTCGGCGATGATCGGGTGCGAGTTCAACGCGCAATCGGATCTGGGCAAAAAGCTATAG
- the uvrB gene encoding excinuclease ABC subunit UvrB: protein MAYRLGIDYQPRGDQPQAIEQLVRGINDGEQHQVLLGVTGSGKTFTMAKVIEQTGRPALVMAHNKILAAQLYQEFKTFFPHNAVEYFVSYYDYYQPEAYVPASDTYIEKEATVNDELDKLRLAATKTLFERRDCIIVASVSCIYGLGSPEAYYGMLLMLEKGHRMRRESITSKLVEILYERNDYDFRRGTFRVRGDVIEIWPTYDDDAYRIELFGDEIEGLSKIDPLLGQVKESYLRLPIYPKTHYVMPPETKQEAVESIEQELAWWHKELEKQGKLVEAQRLYQRTMFDLEMIRQMGYCHGIENYSRHFSGRLPGEPPPTLLDYLPADALLMIDESHQTVPQIGGMYHGDRSRKNTLVNFGFRLPSALDNRPLTFEEFENRVHQTVYVSATPGPFELQKTAGVVVEQVIRPTGLVDPPVEVRPIKGQVDDLLHEIRKRTEANERVLITTLTKRMSEDLHEYYAELGVKNAYMHSEVSALDRVKILRDLRRGDIDVLIGVNLLREGLDLRRCLWSPSWTRTRRVSCDRPVH, encoded by the coding sequence GTGGCATACCGGCTAGGCATCGACTATCAACCGCGCGGCGATCAGCCCCAGGCGATCGAGCAATTGGTGAGAGGCATCAACGACGGGGAGCAGCACCAGGTGCTGCTGGGTGTTACGGGCTCGGGCAAGACGTTCACCATGGCCAAGGTGATCGAACAAACCGGGCGCCCCGCCCTGGTGATGGCCCACAACAAAATTCTGGCGGCGCAACTCTACCAGGAGTTCAAAACCTTCTTCCCGCACAACGCGGTGGAGTACTTCGTCAGCTACTACGACTACTACCAGCCCGAGGCATATGTACCCGCGTCGGATACGTATATCGAGAAGGAAGCCACAGTCAACGACGAGCTGGACAAATTGCGTCTGGCCGCCACCAAGACGCTGTTTGAGCGGCGCGATTGCATCATCGTGGCCAGCGTGAGCTGCATTTACGGCCTGGGGTCGCCGGAAGCCTACTACGGCATGCTGCTGATGCTGGAGAAGGGGCATCGCATGCGGCGCGAGTCGATCACGTCGAAGCTTGTCGAGATCCTCTATGAGCGGAACGACTACGACTTTCGGCGCGGCACGTTCCGGGTGCGCGGCGACGTGATCGAGATCTGGCCGACTTACGACGATGACGCCTACCGCATTGAACTATTCGGCGACGAGATTGAAGGGCTGTCGAAGATCGACCCGCTGCTTGGTCAGGTCAAGGAGAGCTACCTCCGCCTGCCCATCTATCCGAAGACTCACTACGTGATGCCTCCGGAGACGAAGCAGGAGGCTGTGGAGAGCATCGAGCAGGAGCTGGCGTGGTGGCATAAGGAACTGGAAAAGCAGGGCAAGCTGGTGGAGGCCCAGAGGCTGTACCAGCGCACCATGTTCGACCTGGAGATGATCCGGCAGATGGGCTACTGCCACGGCATCGAGAACTATTCCCGCCACTTCAGCGGCCGGCTGCCCGGCGAACCGCCGCCGACCTTGCTGGACTACCTGCCGGCGGACGCGCTGCTGATGATCGACGAGAGCCACCAGACGGTGCCGCAGATCGGCGGTATGTATCACGGCGACCGGTCGCGCAAGAACACGCTCGTCAACTTCGGATTCCGTCTGCCCAGCGCGCTGGACAACCGGCCGCTGACGTTCGAGGAGTTTGAGAATCGCGTGCACCAGACGGTCTACGTCTCGGCGACACCCGGTCCCTTCGAACTGCAGAAGACGGCGGGCGTTGTGGTGGAGCAGGTCATCCGGCCGACGGGCTTGGTGGATCCGCCGGTTGAGGTACGTCCCATCAAGGGCCAGGTGGACGATCTGCTGCACGAGATCAGGAAGCGGACGGAAGCCAATGAGCGGGTGCTGATCACGACGCTGACGAAGCGTATGTCGGAGGATCTGCACGAGTATTATGCCGAATTGGGCGTGAAAAACGCCTACATGCACTCCGAAGTGTCGGCTTTGGATCGCGTGAAGATCCTGCGCGATCTGCGGCGCGGGGACATTGACGTATTGATTGGCGTCAATCTGCTGCGCGAGGGCCTGGACCTTCGGAGGTGTCTCTGGTCGCCATCCTGGACGCGGACAAGGAGGGTTTCCTGCGATCGACCGGTTCACTGA
- the lysC gene encoding lysine-sensitive aspartokinase 3: MIVMKFGGTSVESAAAIERVAGIIRPRFEQRPLVVVSAMGKTTNKLLAAADKAAAGNLADALRDAEDLRGFHHREAGQVIPSESSSAMEMVLENNFEALETTLEAIATAGHVTPVLWDEICSYGERLSSALVALALPAFGLPAAHLDARSVLITDSRHTQALPLYSRTYARFKEKAVPLLQGRVVVMGGFIGATSDGVTTTLGRGGSDFSAAIAGAGIGAEEIQIWTDVDGMLTCDPRVLPGGHLVKNISFAEAAELAYFGAKVLHPATVQPAIEKNIPVRILNSRRPDVAGTLIVSDNVECRNSVKSIACKCDITVVNIRSLRMLMAHGFLRRIFEVFDRYRTPVDMVSTSEVSVSLTIDHTQSLGDIEAELSKIAEVTVVPNQAIICLVGDALRETPGIAKRIFSALEQVNIRMISQGASLLNVSVVVDGADLVRGVEALHREFFRDLDPEVFQ; this comes from the coding sequence ATGATCGTAATGAAGTTTGGCGGCACCTCCGTGGAGAGCGCCGCGGCGATTGAACGGGTGGCGGGCATCATCCGCCCGCGCTTTGAGCAGCGGCCCCTGGTCGTCGTCTCCGCCATGGGCAAGACCACCAATAAGCTGCTGGCGGCGGCCGACAAAGCCGCGGCGGGCAACCTCGCCGACGCCCTGCGCGACGCCGAAGACCTCCGCGGATTCCACCATCGCGAAGCCGGACAGGTGATCCCCTCCGAAAGTTCGTCCGCCATGGAGATGGTGCTCGAAAACAACTTCGAGGCCCTCGAAACGACCTTGGAGGCCATCGCCACGGCAGGACACGTGACACCCGTCCTGTGGGACGAAATTTGCAGTTACGGCGAGCGCCTCTCTTCAGCCCTCGTCGCCCTGGCTCTCCCCGCCTTCGGCCTGCCTGCCGCGCATCTCGATGCCCGTTCCGTTCTCATCACCGACAGCCGCCATACCCAGGCGCTGCCCCTCTACAGCCGGACCTACGCCCGCTTCAAGGAAAAGGCCGTGCCTCTGCTGCAAGGGCGCGTCGTCGTCATGGGCGGCTTCATTGGCGCCACCTCCGACGGAGTCACCACTACCCTCGGCCGCGGCGGCAGTGACTTCTCCGCCGCCATCGCCGGAGCCGGCATAGGAGCCGAAGAGATTCAGATCTGGACCGACGTCGACGGCATGCTCACCTGCGATCCGCGCGTCCTGCCCGGCGGCCATCTCGTCAAGAACATCTCCTTTGCCGAGGCCGCCGAACTCGCCTACTTCGGAGCCAAGGTCCTGCACCCCGCCACCGTTCAACCCGCCATCGAGAAGAACATTCCGGTGCGCATTCTCAATTCGCGGCGGCCCGATGTCGCCGGCACGCTCATCGTGTCCGACAACGTCGAATGCCGCAACTCGGTAAAGTCCATCGCCTGCAAGTGCGACATCACCGTCGTCAACATCCGTAGCCTGCGCATGCTGATGGCGCACGGCTTCCTGCGCCGCATTTTTGAGGTGTTCGACCGCTACCGCACGCCTGTCGACATGGTTTCGACCTCCGAGGTTAGTGTTTCGCTGACCATCGATCACACGCAGTCCCTGGGCGATATCGAGGCCGAGCTTTCCAAGATCGCCGAGGTCACCGTTGTGCCCAATCAAGCCATCATCTGCCTCGTTGGCGACGCTCTCCGCGAGACCCCCGGCATCGCCAAGCGCATTTTCTCCGCGTTGGAGCAGGTCAACATCCGCATGATCAGCCAGGGCGCGTCGTTGCTCAATGTCAGCGTGGTCGTGGATGGCGCCGACCTGGTACGCGGCGTCGAAGCCCTGCACCGCGAGTTTTTCCGCGATCTGGATCCGGAGGTTTTTCAGTGA
- a CDS encoding UvrB/UvrC motif-containing protein has product MSLVAILDADKEGFLRSTGSLIQTIGRAARHLNGRAILYADVMTDSMKRAISETDRRRRIQVDYNTENDITPQSIVKPIDMSLIAVAEMDYVTPPLASDEDVELLTPEQRNSLIEDLEKKMREAAKVFEFEKAAQYRDRVKALKSPTPYEQTPAGGTDRLGAND; this is encoded by the coding sequence GTGTCTCTGGTCGCCATCCTGGACGCGGACAAGGAGGGTTTCCTGCGATCGACCGGTTCACTGATTCAGACCATCGGGCGCGCGGCGCGGCATCTGAACGGCCGGGCGATACTATACGCGGATGTCATGACCGATAGCATGAAGCGGGCCATTTCCGAAACGGATCGGCGGCGGCGGATCCAGGTGGATTACAACACGGAGAACGACATCACGCCGCAATCCATCGTGAAGCCCATCGATATGAGCCTCATCGCTGTGGCGGAGATGGATTATGTCACTCCGCCGCTGGCGAGCGATGAGGATGTGGAGTTGCTGACGCCGGAGCAGAGGAATAGCCTCATCGAGGACCTGGAAAAGAAGATGCGCGAGGCCGCGAAAGTGTTTGAGTTTGAGAAGGCGGCGCAGTATCGTGATCGAGTCAAGGCACTAAAATCCCCGACTCCCTATGAACAAACTCCTGCCGGTGGGACTGATCGCCTCGGGGCGAATGACTGA